In Parabacteroides timonensis, the genomic stretch CTGCGCGACCGCAGTTTAGTGACCATCACCTCTCTCATTAGCCAGGGTATCACCGACAATTCGCTCGTTTTCCATCTTCAGTCGGCAAAGAAGAACGGTATTACCCGCACCGAGATTGCCGAAATAATCACCCACATCGGTTTCTATGCCGGTTGGCCCAAAGCGTGGGCGGCATTCAATCTGGCCAAAGGCGTATGGGCGGAAGATTCTACCGGTGAAGACACCAAGGCCGCTTTCCAGCGCGAAATGATTTTTCCTATCGGCGAACCCAATACTGCATATGCACAGTACTTCATCGGTAACAGCTACCTTGCTCCCGTTTCCCGCGAACAAGTATCGATAGCCAATGTTACTTTTGAACCTCGTTGCCGCAACAACTGGCACGTACACCGCGCAAAAAGCGGCGGCGGACAGATGCTCATCGGCGTAGCCGGACGCGGTTGGTATCAGGAAGAAGGCAAGCCGGCAGTGGAGATTCTGCCTGGCACAGTAATTCATATCCCTGCTAACGTCAAGCATTGGCACGGAGCTGCAGCCGACAGTTGGTTCGCTCATTTAGCATTCGAAGTCCCCGGAGAGAATACTTCCAATGAATGGCTCGAACCAGTGACGGATGAAGAGTATAACAAACTCGAACAGAACAAACAATAAATATATGGAACAATTAGATGTATTCGATTGCTCGAATGTGCTTATAGCGAGCTATTTCACTGACGACCGGGGATGTGCCCACGAAAACAGGGAACATACGCTTATTTATCTATGTTCCGGTGAACTGGAGATAGAGGAGCGCGGAAAGAAAACCGTTTTGCATCCGGGAGAGTGTGCTTTCATGCGGCGCGATAACCGGATGTGGTTGCAAAAAAAGGTCGAGGATGGGAAACCGTACCGTTCTGTCGTGTTGAAATTCTCAAGACCTTTTCTGAGAGAATTTTATCAGACTCTTAACCGGCAACAAATTCCAACTGATTCT encodes the following:
- a CDS encoding carboxymuconolactone decarboxylase family protein — encoded protein: MNKILLISVFTILTLNVMAQEKIVQTAGRTQLGEFAPKFAELNDDVLFGEVWSRTDKLGLRDRSLVTITSLISQGITDNSLVFHLQSAKKNGITRTEIAEIITHIGFYAGWPKAWAAFNLAKGVWAEDSTGEDTKAAFQREMIFPIGEPNTAYAQYFIGNSYLAPVSREQVSIANVTFEPRCRNNWHVHRAKSGGGQMLIGVAGRGWYQEEGKPAVEILPGTVIHIPANVKHWHGAAADSWFAHLAFEVPGENTSNEWLEPVTDEEYNKLEQNKQ